From the genome of SAR202 cluster bacterium:
CGCCCCTCCAGAACAAGGTTCAGTATCTGTGCTCTCTTCGCTTCTCGCTCGGTCAAATGTAGTCCTCTCATGGACTGACATATTCACTGAGCAGTTACCTACTGACAATATCACTGAGCAAAGACATGGCCCGCCACGGCAGTTGACACAGCCGTCCCGCCTGCTTACAATCGCTCAGATTCGCGGCTGACTATACATAGACCGAGCGCCCCGAGCCATCGGGGCGCTTTGCCGTAACAGGGCCGCAATCGGAGTCCATATGGGTGGCGCAGGGCCTGAGCTGAACCTCGTTAATGTCCTCCTTGCCGCGGTCCCCGTGGCCATCCTCGTTGTCACGATCATCGCTCTCAAGTGGAGCGCCCCCCGCGCCGGCGCAGTCTCGTGGATCGTCGTCTCCGTCCTGGCGCTGGCGGTCTTCGGTGCGGACGCCCTTATCCTCGGGTCGGCAAGCTCGAAGGGCCTTAGCTTCGCCTTCTTCGTCCTTTCCATCATCTGGACTTCAGTCCTGATGTACAACGTCATCGACCGGCTTGGCGGCATCCATGTGATCGGCTCGACGATGACGCGTCTCGTTGAAGACCCGCTTGCCAAGGCGCTCGTGGTTGGATGGGCGTTCGCCGGCCTCATGCAGGGCGTTGCCGGCTTCGGCCTCCCCGTAGCGGTCGTAACCCCGCTCCTTGCCATTATGGGCTTCCGGCCCGCGACTGCCGCCGCCATCGCCCTCGTCGGCCACTCCTGGGCGGTTACATTCGGCTCCCTGGGCTCTTCCTACTACACCATCCAGCTCGTCAGTGGCCTTGAGGGCTCGGATCTCGGCCCTTACATGGCCGCCATGTTCGCGCCAGCCACCATATTCACGGGCTTTGCCGTTGCCCACCTGGAGGGCGGAATGAAGTCCGTCCGCCGCGGCGCGCCCGCCATCCTCATCATCGGCGGGGCCATGTCCCTTGCGCTGTGGGTTACGGCCGTGCTGGGCGCGTACCAGATCGCCTCCGTCGTCGCCAGCCTTGTGGGCTGCGGAGTGGGCTGGGCCGTCTCCCGAACGCGCCTCCTGGGCCGCAGGGCGGAGGTAGCCGTCGCAGCCGCCGACGCAGTGACCGCCGTACCCGAGACTGCCCCCAAGGCTGTGAAGGACGCCGCGGCCCCGCCGCCGAAGGGCATCAGCTTTCACATGGCCTTCCTTCCGTACTACCTGCTGATTGCCGTCAGCATCATCTCCCAGATACCCTGGGTGAAGGAACTTGGCTCAACATGGCAGTGGGGACTGAGCTACCCGGCGACGGAAACGGACCTTGGGTTCGCGGTCCTGCGACAGAATAACTACGCGGCGATCAAGTACCTCAGCCATCCCGCCCCGCTCATCCTTATCTCGCTCGCGCTCACATATCTTGTGTTCAGAATAAGAGGGCAGTGGAAGCCGGGTACGATAAAGGTCGCCTCTACGAAGACTTACAGCCAGTGCGTCTCCACGAGCGTGGGCGTGAGCATGATGGTCATGATGGCGCTGGTAATGATAGACACAGGCATGACGGCGCTGCTGGGGGAGGCGATTGCCAGGACGACCGGGCAGGTGTTCCCAATCTTCTCGCCATTTATCGGCGTGCTGGGCACCTTCATGACTGGCAGCAACACAAACTCCAACGTCATGTTCGGGGCGCTTCAGCTTGAAACGGGCGCTACCCTGGGCATCACGGCGGTGCTGATCGCCAGTATACAGTCCATCGGCGGCTCTTTCGGCTCCTCCATAGCTCCGGCGAAGGTGATGGTCGCCACAGCCATCGTCGGCCTGAACGGCAAAGAGAACGAGGTCCTGATGCGGACGATCCCGTACTGCATCGTCACCGTGCTCCTTGTCGGGTTGCAGGCGTGGCTAATGGTCACTTTCTTCTCAGGTTAACCATGGAAAAGGCAAAGCAAGACAAGCCGAAACTAAACAAGGCGAAGCTGAAAGAGGTTGCCCTGTGGGTGCTGACCGCGGCGTTCCCTCTCCTCTACGTAGCCTCCGTGCGGGCGGAAAGCGCCGTCGCCGCAGGAGTCGTGCTGCTGGTCGTTGCCGCCTCGGCCGCGACCGCGGCGATAGTCTTTTAGTGCCCCGCCTTCCGCCTTTTGCTACTCCATTCGTCTCTGGGCGCCGTCCATTCAGCCGCCCCTGAACGCCGCCTCCGCCACAATCGGCCCTATGCCTCGTCTTTTCAACGCGGTAACATCTTCAAGCATCAACTTTGTGAACAACCAGGGCGGGTTTGAGACCCGCCTATGCCGAGATTTGAGGCACCTCGTGGCTGTGCAAACGAAGAGGGCCCCCATCGCTGGGAGCCCACTTCTCATCGCCTGTTCTTCTACACGAGCGACGCTCGTTTCTCGCTAATCAATCCTGGTGAACGTCGCCGTCATGGACCTGCCGATTGCCACGCCCACGCCGTTCCGGGCGGTGACCTGCCACTCGTAGCTGCCGACGGGTAACTGGCTCGGGAAGGTGAAGGAAGTCGTCTCCACCGGCGCGCCGAACATCTCGGCGTTGGCGCCGGTATTCCTGAGCCTCACCACGTAGTCCGCCGTGCCGTCCAGCGCTTCCCACGTAAAGGTGGGAGTGGGGTTGTCCTCGTGCGTCACGCCAACAGGGTAGGTCGCCGTGACCTGCTTCGTAAGGTAGATCGTGCCGGCGTCCTCGTCGCCCGTGGGCG
Proteins encoded in this window:
- a CDS encoding L-lactate permease, giving the protein MGGAGPELNLVNVLLAAVPVAILVVTIIALKWSAPRAGAVSWIVVSVLALAVFGADALILGSASSKGLSFAFFVLSIIWTSVLMYNVIDRLGGIHVIGSTMTRLVEDPLAKALVVGWAFAGLMQGVAGFGLPVAVVTPLLAIMGFRPATAAAIALVGHSWAVTFGSLGSSYYTIQLVSGLEGSDLGPYMAAMFAPATIFTGFAVAHLEGGMKSVRRGAPAILIIGGAMSLALWVTAVLGAYQIASVVASLVGCGVGWAVSRTRLLGRRAEVAVAAADAVTAVPETAPKAVKDAAAPPPKGISFHMAFLPYYLLIAVSIISQIPWVKELGSTWQWGLSYPATETDLGFAVLRQNNYAAIKYLSHPAPLILISLALTYLVFRIRGQWKPGTIKVASTKTYSQCVSTSVGVSMMVMMALVMIDTGMTALLGEAIARTTGQVFPIFSPFIGVLGTFMTGSNTNSNVMFGALQLETGATLGITAVLIASIQSIGGSFGSSIAPAKVMVATAIVGLNGKENEVLMRTIPYCIVTVLLVGLQAWLMVTFFSG